GCCAGCCGGCCCAGCCCAACAACTACGCCCAGCAGAACAATTACCCGCCGCAGCCCGGCTACGGCCCCCAAGGCCAATTTCCCGCGCCGCCCGCGCCCAACGCGGAGCCTGCTTCTGGTTTCGACCCCTGGGCCACGCCGGCCTACGTGGCCCCCACCGCCGATGCCGACTACCTGCAGCACCCCAACATTCCGGAGCCCCACCAGGCCGAGGAGCCCGCGCCGCCGGTGGCTCACCAGCTGCCGCCCAACCTGGCGCCCGAAGGCACCCAGCCCCGGCAGCCCTACATTCCCGCCAACGCCAGTCCTAGCGCCGATGCGTAACTTTGGGCGCACCGCACCTAATCTGCAAGTAGTTTGAAGCGTTTTCAGTCTTTATCCGAAGTTCGTAGCGAGCTGGCGGCGGGCACCACGTCCTGCCGCCAGCTCGTTGAGTATTACCTGGGCAACATCGAGCGCCAGAACCCCACCCTCAATGCCTTCTTGGAAGTGTGGCCCGACGAGGCCCGCGCCCAGGCCGACGCCGTGGACGCCAAGCTGGCCGCCGGCACCGCCGGGCCGCTGGCCGGCATGGTCATCGGCCTGAAGGACGTGCTGGCCTACGCCGGGCATTCGCTGCAAAGCAGCAGCCTGATGCTGGACGGCTTTAAGTCGCTCTTCACGGGCACGGCCGTGCAGCGCCTGCTCGACGCCGACGCCATCCTCATCGGCCGGCAGAACTGTGACGAGTTTGCCATGGGCGGCTCCAACGAAAGCTCCTACTTTGGCCCGGCCCGTAACGCCGTGGACCCGGCCCGGGTGCCCGGCGGCTCGTCGGGCGGCTCGGCGGTGGCCGTGCAGGCCGATATGTGCCTGGCCTCGATTGGGTCCGACACGGGCGGCTCGGTGCGCCAGCCGGCGGCATTTTGCGGCGTGGTGGGCTTCAAGCCCACGTACTCGCGCATCTCGCGCTACGGGCTGGTAGCTTTCGCCTCGTCGTTCGACCAGATTGGGCCCATCACCCGCTCGGTGGCCGATGCTGCGCTGCTGCTGGAAGTAATGGCCGGCCCCGATGGCATGGACAGCACTGCCAGCCAGCGCGAAGTGCCCAAGTACAGTGAGCTGCTCACGCCCGCGCCGCACTACCGCATCGGTTACATCGCCGACGCCGTGGAGAGCGAGGGCCTGAATCCCGAAATCAAGTCGGCGCTGGAAACGCAGCTGGAGCTGCTGCGCGGCCAGGGCCACGTGGTGGAAGCCGTGAAGTTTCCCTACCTCGACTACATGATTCCGACCTACTACATCCTCACCACCGCCGAGGCCAGTTCCAACCTGGGCCGCTTCGACGGGGTGAAGTACGGCTACCGCGCCCCGGATGCCACGGATTTGGAGTCGCTCTACAAGAAAAGCCGGGCCCAGGGTTTTGGGGCTGAAGTGCAGCGCCGCATTCTGCTGGGCACCTTCGTGCTCAGCGCCAGCTACTACGACGCCTACTACACCAAGGCCCAGCGCGTGCGCCGGCTCATCAAGGAGAAAACCGATGAGCTGCTGCGCCAGTACGATTTCCTGGTGCTGCCCACCACGCCTACCACAGCCTTTAAGATTGGCGAGAAACAGGACCCGGTGTCGATGTACCTGGCCGATATTTTCACGGTGCAGGCCTCGCTGGCCGGCGTGCCCGCCATTTCGGTGCCGGTAGGGGAAGACGCCGCCGGCCTGCCCATCGGCCTGCAGGTGATGGCCGGCGCCTTCCGCGAGGCTGAGCTGCTGGCGTTTGCCAGCACGCTCACGGAGGAAGTGGTGACATAAAGTCACAGCTTGTTTTTGCGTTTGACAAATGCCCCGGCCGGTTGGCCGGGGCATTTTTTTGCGTGGCTACTACCCAAAGCTCGTTGGGGTCGTAAGGAAATTTTCATTTCATCTCTACAACTTCTTTACCTCCGTCCTATCTTAGTGCTATGAAGCAAGGGATTAAGCACGTGAAAATGCCTCGTGGCAGCCGCCGTTGGCTGGGCCTGGGGCTGCTTGGGCTGCTGCTGCCGCTGCCGAAAACCATGGCCCAGCAAGTACCAGTGCCGGACTCGACGGGCCGGGTAATTTCCACGATGCCAGCGCTGTTGGGCGACACGGTGCGGGTGCGCCTCGAGCTGCAGCCCGACTCGCTGGTGGCCGCGCCCATGAGCGTCGACTCGGCCCGGCTGGAATGGCTGCGCACCCCGCCCACCCTGCGCGACCTGGTGTGCGACCGGGTGGGCTGCTTCGAAACCGACGTGCCGCACCAGTTCAACAATTCGGTGATGGCCTACGTGACCCTGTTCACGGCCCGCAACCGCAGCTACCTGCAGCGCGTGCTGGAGCGCGAAAACTTCTACTTCCCCATCTTCGAGAAATACCTAGCCAAGTACAACCTGCCCACCGACCTGAAGTACCTGGCCGTGGTGGAGTCGGCCCTGATTCCCACGGCCAAGTCGCCGGTGGGCGCCACCGGCCTCTGGCAGTTCATGGGCCCCACCGCCGGCGACCTCAACCTGAAGCGCGACGAGTGGATAGACGAGCGCATGGCCCCCGAAAAGGCCACGGAGGCCGCCT
This DNA window, taken from Hymenobacter sp. 5317J-9, encodes the following:
- the tatA gene encoding twin-arginine translocase TatA/TatE family subunit — translated: MFGDIGGSEVILIMVVILIFFGANKIPELARGLGKGIREFKDASTEIRREFEQAGQPAQPNNYAQQNNYPPQPGYGPQGQFPAPPAPNAEPASGFDPWATPAYVAPTADADYLQHPNIPEPHQAEEPAPPVAHQLPPNLAPEGTQPRQPYIPANASPSADA
- the gatA gene encoding Asp-tRNA(Asn)/Glu-tRNA(Gln) amidotransferase subunit GatA; this encodes MKRFQSLSEVRSELAAGTTSCRQLVEYYLGNIERQNPTLNAFLEVWPDEARAQADAVDAKLAAGTAGPLAGMVIGLKDVLAYAGHSLQSSSLMLDGFKSLFTGTAVQRLLDADAILIGRQNCDEFAMGGSNESSYFGPARNAVDPARVPGGSSGGSAVAVQADMCLASIGSDTGGSVRQPAAFCGVVGFKPTYSRISRYGLVAFASSFDQIGPITRSVADAALLLEVMAGPDGMDSTASQREVPKYSELLTPAPHYRIGYIADAVESEGLNPEIKSALETQLELLRGQGHVVEAVKFPYLDYMIPTYYILTTAEASSNLGRFDGVKYGYRAPDATDLESLYKKSRAQGFGAEVQRRILLGTFVLSASYYDAYYTKAQRVRRLIKEKTDELLRQYDFLVLPTTPTTAFKIGEKQDPVSMYLADIFTVQASLAGVPAISVPVGEDAAGLPIGLQVMAGAFREAELLAFASTLTEEVVT